In the genome of Raphanus sativus cultivar WK10039 chromosome 9, ASM80110v3, whole genome shotgun sequence, the window ATTACAATCAAATTCTTGTTAAAAGAAAGTCTGTATAGTGGGGTCCTTAATTTGGATAGGTCGCTTGTGTTGCTGCGGAATGCTCCCTTCTTGTTTTTAATGTTGGGAGGTGACTGAACTCGTGCTgtgagctgcctacgtacccttaaGAAGGGATCAAGTCTTAACGTAGTTCAATTGTTTCCCCCTAGTCAAGGGTCGTTTTGGCTTTTGATCGCGTACGAGCGTCCGTACGGCTCTTGTCGGGGTTGCCTTGGGGTATTTGTTTCGGCTTAAGGGTGTGATTCGATGTCTTTGAAACTCGCGAGGTAGCATGTTCGAGAGCTCCTCTGACTTCTGCGAATAGTTTCGATGCCTTTCGGAGTTGGGAATTTCAGGCATTGGTGGTAAGTCGATGGTACTGCTTTCATACTGTATAGCCAGGGTCTTCCTAGAATCGCGTTGAGCGGTGCTGGTCGGTTTATTACGATAACTCCACAATTTTCCTAACGTCTCCGGCAGTGACTGTGAGCTCGATAGATCCTAGGGAGTAGGTTATTTCTCCTGCAAATCCAATGAGCGGGGTTGGTTCTTGTTTAAGGAGATTTTTGGTGAATACCATTCCTTTGAAGGCGTCGTAGAATAGGACACCAGCTGAGCTTCCGGTATCGATCATGATTCGTGAGAGCTCGCATCGTCTGACATCGAGTCGTAGAACAAGGGCGTCGTCGTGTGGTTGATCAAGGCCAGCGGTTTCGTTCTCGTCGAATGTGGTCTCGTGGTCAGGTCCGCAGAGAGGTTCTTGGATTCTTAGAGGTCTTTTGGTTCTCCGCTGGTGAGCCTTTATCGAGTTGACATAATTACAGAATTTTGATCCTCCATAGATAAAATCGATACGTCGTATGATCTGACTGTTTATAGCGGGGAGAACCATTTCTTTTTCCATGCGGACTGGTATTGCCTTTGCCCCCTACACAGCTTGTAGTTGGGCTGCTGCATGCTGTTTTTCTTTCGGTTTCTGAGTTCGTATGGTCTCGCTTCCTCTAGCTGATGTCTGAGTTTTGTAACTCTATTGGCTAGTGTTGGCTTGATGGGTTGTCTTTTTGGTACAAACTCGAATTCCTCATAGAGTCCGGGGATTAGTATAGTGATTGTTATGTTTCCTTGCGTCGAGGTTGCTGTCGTACCTTGGACGTCGTATCGATCTTGCCTGTTTGTGCTTAGCGAGATCATGTCAACCCGCTTTTTGGGAGCGGGTGGTGGCGAGTTTGGTGATTCGGCCTCTACCTCCCAAGCTCTTTTGTGGGAAGACGTTTTCGGCTTTTTATCGCTTTTTGGAGTCGAAGGAGGTTCATCTTCTTGAgagttttcttcttcctcccttCTCGCCTTTTCGCGTAACGCAGCTCGACATTCCTCTGTGAAATGTCCTTTCCGTTTGTGGAAGTCGCAATGCTTGTTTAGATCGAAAGTGGACGATTTGTTTTTCGCGGAGTTATCTATTGCGTAAGAATGTTGACCTTTGGTCGGTGCTTCCTTAGTTGCCAAATTTTTTTTGCTGGTGGCATTTTTGCTTGCCAAAAATTATTCTTTCAAGTTAGCTACGTCCTCTTCATACGCTGCAAAGAATGATGCTCGATGCAGCGCGTCATCTAGTGACACTGGGGCCCTGACCGACATTTCTTCTTTGAATTTAGAGAGAACCATACACCATTTTTCAAGGCGGCGAGAGCCACTCCGTCGTTTAGGTTTGCGATTTTTGCTTTGGTTTCTCTAAACTTAT includes:
- the LOC108830579 gene encoding uncharacterized protein LOC108830579 yields the protein MATSAAPDIDLAIEETRRTPFTDRISGMKLSTIGKIKFPEAHLNDDEKEAGYCRFFAKNLMGSALEWFAGLEENSIDNFTQLVSAFLKQYSVFIETRTIEADLWNLKQAPFEPLRAYINKFRETKAKIANLNDGVALAALKNGVCKKNLATKEAPTKGQHSYAIDNSAKNKSSTFDLNKHCDFHKRKGHFTEECRAALREKARREEEENSQEDEPPSTPKSDKKPKTSSHKRAWEVEAESPNSPPPAPKKRVDMISLSTNRQDRYDVQGTTATSTQGNITITILIPGLYEEFEFVPKRQPIKPTLANRVTKLRHQLEEARPYELRNRKKNSMQQPNYKLCRGQSQIIRRIDFIYGGSKFCNYVNSIKAHQRRTKRPLRIQEPLCGPDHETTFDENETAGLDQPHDDALVLRLDVRRCELSRIMIDTGSSAGVLFYDAFKGMVFTKNLLKQEPTPLIGFAGEITYSLGSIELTVTAGDVRKIVELS